In the Gymnodinialimonas sp. 202GB13-11 genome, one interval contains:
- a CDS encoding calcium-binding protein translates to MPQLVFESRFSAGQTSLDVGITDLMVVEGVTGPMLYATSGQLGGLTAYDLGQPGSASLADFAYFDAAWSDGVMRDLALLDNNGTVSLAVAASGTQQVRLFELAGNGDIGQSSLMSGVNAGNDRSIDLSQWGADMLFMAPEASGEIQGYAIAANGTLTQQITVKDTAQTYVSDAIGINTFEVNGVEFMASVSQADSGVSVFYIDPTNKLFNTANMGVNEGLGIMTPTDSALVNIGDKVFIIVASAPSDGQGQSGALTVLEIGEDGSIRDVEHLNDTADTRFGQVQTLDVVEHNGQVYVLAGGGDDGLTLFAMLPSGRLQLLDVMTSAETTGFDNVAATATMMDGDTMRVFAATEAQGGYAEVTLDLSVQGVTQMAGHHGTTLSGGGLDDILIGGAGADVLQGFAGDDLIEDGHGSDTLIGGDGADTYILRADGLADRIEDFQPGQDRLDLSDWPMFYDPEQIGYTATATGAILTWRSETVEIVTRNAQMLSAAEVQAAILSTASRAPDFDAIFGNSGAQDVQGTSLDDVFVTGAGNDTITAGLGDDFVDGGTDADSIAGGFGNDTLLGGDGADQMDGGINNDTLNGGSGNDTLYGMAGVDTLVGGDGDDLIFGGDDPDILLGLGGADTLNGGEGDDLYYAGAGHLLTDTGTQGFDVAIILDGSGDAISLTGWSGIERVEGNVGHDVIDASALSEAIFIWANAGNDTVQGGAGNDTLLGGDGADSISGGSGQDTILGWTGNDSVDAGAGDDLIYVFDDGDVVHGGAGYDEVVVRNASGLDLNIGGWSGVEWVMGFTGNDTLNASGYGEDIVLVGGNGADVMSAGLGNDTIYADAGDDYLFGSAGDDALIGSGGNDTLEGGLGKDYLAGGTGADVFVFDDGFGEDVVAGYEDGSDRLDVSGLIGVSGFGDLTIWSAGGHTFVHADGDPQNFVTLADYTAGLGASDFIF, encoded by the coding sequence ATGCCGCAGTTGGTATTCGAAAGCCGGTTTAGTGCCGGTCAAACCAGTTTGGATGTGGGGATCACGGACCTGATGGTGGTCGAGGGCGTCACGGGGCCGATGCTCTATGCCACGTCCGGCCAGTTGGGTGGACTAACGGCCTATGATCTTGGCCAGCCGGGTTCTGCCAGCCTTGCTGATTTCGCCTATTTCGACGCGGCCTGGTCTGATGGCGTGATGCGCGATCTGGCTTTGCTGGACAATAACGGCACTGTCTCTTTGGCGGTTGCCGCTTCGGGCACGCAGCAGGTGCGCCTGTTCGAATTGGCTGGCAACGGCGATATTGGACAAAGCAGCCTGATGTCGGGCGTGAATGCCGGAAATGACCGGTCGATCGACCTGTCGCAATGGGGCGCGGACATGCTGTTCATGGCGCCGGAGGCCTCTGGCGAGATTCAGGGCTACGCGATTGCCGCGAACGGAACCCTGACGCAGCAGATTACCGTGAAAGATACCGCGCAAACCTATGTGAGCGACGCGATTGGCATCAACACGTTCGAGGTTAACGGCGTCGAGTTCATGGCCAGCGTCAGCCAAGCCGATAGCGGCGTGTCGGTGTTCTACATCGATCCCACGAACAAGCTGTTCAACACCGCGAACATGGGTGTGAACGAAGGCCTCGGTATCATGACGCCGACGGACAGTGCGTTGGTTAATATCGGGGATAAGGTGTTTATCATCGTGGCCTCGGCCCCCAGTGATGGGCAGGGCCAATCGGGTGCGCTGACGGTGTTGGAGATCGGAGAGGATGGCTCCATCCGGGACGTTGAACATCTCAACGACACTGCGGATACGCGGTTCGGGCAGGTGCAGACGCTTGATGTGGTGGAACATAACGGTCAGGTCTACGTGTTGGCCGGGGGTGGCGATGATGGGCTGACCCTGTTTGCGATGTTGCCAAGTGGGCGGTTGCAGTTGCTGGATGTGATGACCTCGGCCGAGACCACGGGCTTCGACAACGTGGCCGCCACGGCCACGATGATGGACGGCGACACGATGCGTGTCTTTGCAGCGACCGAGGCACAAGGCGGCTACGCGGAGGTTACGCTGGACCTTTCGGTTCAGGGTGTGACGCAAATGGCGGGCCATCATGGCACTACGCTTTCAGGCGGCGGTCTGGACGATATCCTGATCGGTGGCGCGGGCGCGGACGTGTTGCAGGGCTTTGCCGGGGACGACCTGATTGAGGATGGCCACGGCTCGGACACGCTGATCGGGGGCGACGGGGCTGACACCTATATCTTGCGCGCCGATGGATTGGCTGACCGGATTGAGGATTTTCAGCCCGGGCAGGATCGCCTCGACTTGAGCGATTGGCCGATGTTCTACGACCCCGAACAGATCGGATATACGGCTACGGCTACGGGGGCCATTCTGACCTGGCGGTCCGAGACGGTGGAAATCGTGACCCGCAACGCGCAGATGCTGAGCGCTGCCGAGGTGCAGGCCGCGATTCTGTCGACGGCCAGCCGCGCCCCTGACTTCGATGCGATCTTCGGCAATTCCGGCGCGCAGGATGTTCAGGGCACCTCGCTCGACGATGTGTTTGTGACGGGTGCCGGCAATGACACGATCACGGCCGGGCTGGGCGATGATTTCGTTGATGGTGGCACGGATGCGGACAGCATTGCGGGCGGCTTCGGGAATGACACGCTTTTGGGCGGCGATGGCGCCGACCAGATGGATGGCGGGATCAACAACGACACGCTCAACGGCGGCTCGGGCAATGACACCCTTTATGGCATGGCCGGGGTGGACACGCTGGTGGGCGGCGATGGCGATGACCTGATTTTTGGCGGCGATGACCCTGATATTCTGCTTGGGTTGGGCGGAGCGGATACGCTGAACGGTGGTGAGGGGGACGACCTCTACTATGCGGGTGCCGGGCATCTTCTGACCGATACCGGCACGCAGGGCTTTGACGTGGCGATCATTCTTGACGGCTCGGGCGATGCGATTTCGCTGACTGGTTGGTCGGGAATTGAGCGGGTCGAGGGTAATGTCGGCCATGACGTGATTGACGCCAGTGCGCTGAGTGAAGCGATCTTCATTTGGGCCAATGCTGGTAATGACACGGTGCAGGGCGGTGCAGGCAACGACACGCTTCTGGGCGGTGACGGGGCCGACAGCATCTCAGGCGGATCCGGGCAGGATACGATTCTAGGTTGGACCGGTAATGACAGTGTTGATGCAGGAGCCGGGGATGACCTGATCTATGTCTTCGATGATGGGGACGTGGTGCATGGCGGCGCTGGCTATGACGAGGTGGTCGTGCGCAACGCATCCGGCCTTGATCTGAACATTGGCGGATGGAGCGGTGTGGAATGGGTGATGGGGTTCACCGGAAACGACACGCTCAACGCGAGTGGCTACGGCGAGGATATCGTGCTGGTCGGCGGGAACGGCGCGGATGTTATGTCGGCCGGGTTGGGCAACGACACGATCTATGCCGATGCGGGTGATGATTACCTGTTTGGCAGTGCGGGCGACGATGCGTTGATCGGCTCTGGCGGTAATGACACGTTGGAAGGCGGTTTGGGCAAGGATTACCTCGCCGGGGGTACTGGGGCGGATGTGTTCGTATTCGACGATGGCTTTGGGGAGGATGTGGTTGCCGGGTATGAGGATGGCTCAGACAGGCTGGATGTCAGCGGTCTTATCGGTGTGTCCGGCTTTGGCGATCTCACGATCTGGAGCGCGGGGGGGCATACCTTTGTGCATGCGGATGGCGACCCGCAGAATTTCGTGACGCTTGCGGATTACACGGCGGGGCTCGGGGCCAGTGATTTCATCTTCTGA
- a CDS encoding ABC transporter ATP-binding protein: MIRFENLTKSFMVNGTRRVVINNLNLTIPSGQSLALLGRNGAGKSTLMQIIAGNMRPDAGRVVSDGSISWPVGFAGSFHPQLTGAQNTRFIARIYGVDTDELADFVQDFAELGAHFRMPVRTYSQGMRSRLTFGLSMGIAFDTYLVDEVTGAGDASFRQKSKAVFRDRMQKAGAIMVNHNLAELREYCDHALVLEDGRLRYFSNLDEAIEIHQTTLLRRPDEA; encoded by the coding sequence ATGATCCGGTTCGAAAACCTCACGAAAAGCTTCATGGTCAACGGCACGCGGCGTGTCGTGATCAACAATCTGAACCTGACGATCCCGTCGGGACAGTCGCTGGCCCTGCTGGGGCGGAATGGGGCGGGCAAGTCGACGCTGATGCAGATCATCGCGGGCAATATGCGGCCCGATGCGGGACGCGTAGTCAGTGATGGGTCGATTTCTTGGCCGGTGGGATTTGCCGGATCTTTTCATCCGCAGCTGACCGGCGCGCAGAACACCCGCTTCATTGCGCGCATCTATGGTGTCGATACGGATGAGTTGGCCGATTTCGTACAGGACTTCGCAGAACTTGGCGCGCATTTTCGGATGCCGGTGCGGACCTACAGCCAAGGCATGCGCTCTCGCCTGACGTTTGGCCTGTCGATGGGCATCGCGTTTGATACCTATCTGGTTGATGAGGTGACGGGGGCGGGCGATGCCTCGTTCCGGCAAAAGAGCAAGGCGGTGTTTCGGGATCGGATGCAGAAGGCCGGGGCGATCATGGTGAACCATAACCTCGCCGAGCTGCGGGAATATTGTGACCATGCGCTTGTTCTTGAGGACGGGCGATTGCGCTACTTCTCGAACCTCGATGAAGCGATTGAGATTCACCAAACAACATTGCTTCGTCGTCCGGACGAAGCATGA
- a CDS encoding sugar transporter — translation MSALPKPKLVEDDEAAARIAAAARAGAEPAKVIQVRATVGPAKMRFRHWGQIASFLVLVLLPFAAAAFYLTERATPQYASTVGFTVRSNEMTMPTDLLGGITQLAAGPANVDGDILHEFIESQTLVERLLERQDLRAHYAQTHERDPIFALAPDATIEDFVSYWQRVVRLSYDQATGLMELQVLAFDPETAHGITQAIIEESQALLNELNAAVRTDSVRYAEDDLAVTTQRLVRAREDLAAFRSRTQIVDPEIDLEGRLGVLTNLQQQLAEVLVEYDLLSANTSNPNDTRLQQMRQRIAAIRARISEERGTFNVVGETGRDEAYSDLMTEYEGLVVARELAETTHGLAVAALDLARTNAARQSRYLAVYIEPSVPDGPEYPRNAMILAQAGLFLLIAWSIIALIVYSIRDRQ, via the coding sequence ATGTCAGCCTTGCCGAAACCAAAACTGGTCGAAGATGACGAAGCGGCTGCGCGGATCGCGGCGGCGGCGCGGGCCGGAGCGGAACCGGCAAAGGTGATACAGGTCCGGGCCACCGTGGGCCCGGCGAAGATGCGGTTTCGCCATTGGGGGCAGATTGCGTCATTCCTGGTGCTGGTGTTGTTGCCGTTCGCGGCGGCGGCCTTCTACCTGACCGAACGTGCGACGCCGCAATATGCCTCCACCGTCGGGTTCACCGTGCGCTCGAACGAGATGACGATGCCTACCGACCTGTTGGGTGGGATCACGCAGCTTGCGGCGGGGCCTGCGAATGTGGATGGCGATATTCTGCATGAGTTCATCGAAAGCCAGACACTGGTGGAGCGGTTATTGGAACGGCAGGATTTGCGGGCGCATTATGCGCAGACCCATGAGCGGGATCCGATCTTTGCGCTGGCACCCGATGCCACGATTGAGGATTTCGTGAGTTACTGGCAGCGGGTTGTGCGGCTGAGCTACGATCAGGCGACGGGGCTAATGGAGTTGCAGGTTCTGGCGTTTGATCCGGAGACTGCCCATGGGATCACGCAGGCGATCATCGAGGAAAGCCAAGCGCTTTTGAATGAGTTGAACGCGGCGGTGCGCACGGATTCGGTGCGCTATGCCGAGGATGATCTGGCAGTGACGACGCAACGGCTCGTTCGAGCGCGGGAGGATTTGGCGGCGTTCCGGTCGCGTACTCAGATCGTGGACCCGGAGATTGATCTGGAAGGGCGGCTGGGGGTTTTGACGAACCTGCAACAGCAACTTGCGGAAGTGCTGGTGGAATATGATCTGCTGAGCGCGAATACCTCCAACCCGAACGACACGCGCCTGCAACAGATGCGGCAACGGATCGCGGCGATCCGGGCCAGGATTTCCGAGGAGCGCGGGACGTTCAACGTTGTCGGTGAGACCGGCCGCGATGAAGCGTATTCCGATCTGATGACGGAGTATGAGGGACTGGTCGTGGCGCGCGAATTGGCGGAGACGACCCATGGGTTGGCTGTTGCAGCACTCGATCTGGCGCGGACCAATGCGGCGCGACAAAGCCGTTATCTGGCGGTCTATATCGAGCCGAGCGTGCCGGACGGGCCCGAATATCCGCGCAATGCTATGATCTTGGCGCAGGCAGGTCTGTTCCTACTGATTGCGTGGTCGATCATTGCGCTGATCGTCTATTCGATCCGGGATCGGCAGTAA
- a CDS encoding ABC transporter permease, which yields MTSHAQPQRAALPTGKLTRAARATLALMLREMSTRYGRSPGGYVWAVLEPIGAVIVISIALQFLIRVPPLGSSFLLFYASGYLVFYLYNTLQQHISLALTFSKPLLMYPAVSWIDAVLARFLLNTLTGIGVVAISMTGIIWWTETNTTLDLAPILGALLMMAMLGLGHGTLNCALVGLFPAWAQVWGILSRPLLVAAGVFFIVEDLPQNAQDVLWWTPWIHATTLFRQGVYPTYQPDYVSFTLVMLWALIPLFFGLLLLRRHRQDILMQ from the coding sequence GTGACCAGCCACGCCCAACCGCAACGCGCGGCCCTGCCGACGGGCAAGCTGACCCGCGCCGCCCGCGCCACCCTGGCGCTGATGCTGCGCGAGATGTCGACGCGCTATGGCCGCTCCCCCGGCGGCTATGTTTGGGCCGTGCTGGAGCCTATCGGCGCGGTCATCGTGATCTCCATCGCGCTGCAATTCCTGATCCGCGTGCCGCCGCTCGGCTCATCCTTCCTGCTCTTCTACGCCTCAGGCTATCTGGTGTTTTACCTCTACAACACGCTGCAACAGCATATCAGCCTGGCGCTCACCTTCTCCAAACCGCTTCTGATGTACCCGGCCGTTTCATGGATCGACGCCGTGCTGGCACGCTTCCTACTCAACACGCTCACGGGCATCGGCGTCGTCGCCATCTCCATGACCGGGATCATCTGGTGGACGGAAACAAACACCACACTCGACCTTGCCCCGATCCTCGGCGCGCTCCTGATGATGGCGATGCTTGGTCTGGGTCACGGCACACTCAACTGTGCCCTCGTTGGCCTGTTCCCGGCTTGGGCGCAGGTATGGGGCATCCTCTCACGCCCGCTTCTCGTGGCAGCCGGCGTGTTTTTCATCGTCGAAGACCTGCCCCAAAACGCGCAGGACGTACTGTGGTGGACCCCATGGATTCACGCCACCACCTTGTTCCGGCAAGGTGTCTACCCGACCTACCAGCCCGACTACGTGTCGTTCACATTGGTCATGCTCTGGGCGCTGATCCCGCTGTTCTTCGGGCTGTTGCTGCTGCGCCGTCACCGCCAGGATATCCTGATGCAGTAG
- the rlmH gene encoding 23S rRNA (pseudouridine(1915)-N(3))-methyltransferase RlmH: MKVHLCVVGRLKGGPEKALIDEYLDRFDKTGRGLGLTLGRVVEVEDRKGGGMAGEAELLRKALPCEAFWVMDERGDVMTSPDFARRLGAQRDRGTGDLAIVIGGADGTDPGFRAQAGLAISFGKMVWPHMLARVMLSEQLYRAASILSGSPYHRV, encoded by the coding sequence ATGAAGGTTCATCTTTGCGTCGTCGGCCGCCTGAAGGGTGGACCGGAGAAGGCGCTGATTGACGAATATCTGGATCGGTTCGACAAGACGGGGCGCGGCCTTGGGCTGACGCTTGGCCGTGTTGTGGAGGTCGAAGACCGCAAGGGCGGTGGCATGGCGGGCGAGGCGGAGCTTCTGCGCAAGGCCCTGCCGTGTGAGGCGTTCTGGGTGATGGATGAACGGGGTGATGTGATGACATCCCCTGATTTTGCGCGCCGGTTGGGGGCGCAGCGGGATCGCGGGACCGGGGATCTGGCGATTGTGATTGGTGGCGCGGATGGGACGGACCCGGGCTTTCGGGCGCAGGCGGGGCTAGCAATTTCGTTCGGCAAGATGGTGTGGCCGCATATGCTGGCCCGCGTGATGCTGTCCGAGCAGTTGTACCGGGCCGCGTCGATCCTGTCGGGTTCGCCCTATCACCGGGTCTGA
- the rsfS gene encoding ribosome silencing factor, protein MEDKVLTGLTQAAPTAAPSARHARPEPTYSSEELLKRILTSLDEDKAEDVVQIDLRGKSSIADYMVVASGRSTRQVAAISEKLVERLKAEFGLLAKMEGKDAGDWVLIDTADVIVHVFRPEVRDFYQLEKMWQPPAAT, encoded by the coding sequence ATGGAGGATAAGGTCCTGACCGGACTTACTCAGGCGGCACCGACCGCCGCACCAAGCGCAAGACATGCGCGCCCTGAACCGACTTACTCCAGCGAGGAGCTGTTGAAGCGGATCCTGACCTCTCTTGACGAAGACAAGGCCGAAGACGTTGTGCAGATCGATCTGCGCGGCAAGTCGTCGATCGCCGATTACATGGTCGTGGCCTCTGGCCGGTCGACCCGGCAGGTTGCGGCGATTTCGGAAAAGCTTGTCGAGCGGTTGAAGGCGGAGTTTGGCCTTCTCGCGAAGATGGAAGGCAAGGATGCGGGCGATTGGGTTCTGATCGACACGGCGGACGTGATTGTTCACGTGTTCCGGCCCGAGGTGCGTGACTTCTACCAGCTTGAGAAGATGTGGCAGCCGCCGGCGGCCACCTGA
- a CDS encoding helix-turn-helix domain-containing protein produces the protein MAAEIIVRLDVMLALRKMKSRELAAQIGITEANLSLLKSGKVKGIRFETLAKICEVLDCQPGDLLEAVPTPPLGDQSPPEREQFDRH, from the coding sequence ATGGCCGCGGAAATCATCGTCCGCCTCGATGTCATGCTGGCCCTTCGCAAAATGAAAAGTCGGGAGCTTGCGGCGCAGATCGGTATCACCGAGGCGAATCTGAGCCTGCTGAAAAGCGGCAAGGTGAAGGGCATCCGGTTCGAGACACTGGCCAAGATCTGTGAGGTGCTCGATTGCCAGCCCGGCGACCTGTTGGAGGCTGTCCCGACACCACCACTGGGCGACCAAAGTCCTCCCGAACGGGAACAGTTCGACAGGCATTAA
- the smc gene encoding chromosome segregation protein SMC, translating to MRFTKLRLNGFKSFVDPTDLVIADGLTGVVGPNGCGKSNLLEALRWVMGENRPTAMRGSGMEDVIFGGAATRPARNFAEVSLQIDNEERLAPAGFNEEDQIDIVRRITRDAGSAYKLNGKDVRARDVSMLFADASTGAHSPALVRQGQISELINARPKARRRVLEEAAGISGLYQRRHEAELKLKAAETNLARIDDVLEQLASQLNSLARQAKQAARYREIGSELRLAEGLFLFLRWRDADAARLRTEEALRDGTTTAAQAEAAAREAVKAREAAEEALPPLREEDAVAAAILQRLLVERDSLQAEADRAEAAVETLTARIAQIDKDREREETLNADASETVERLRTERVELQAKQDGQDERLALARDEVTDARSVLAGQEAELSDLTEQSAALAARHQAIERRIGEAEKAVARNETDAETAKSAASEAATRLETLKQEATDAADALTRATDLVARAEEALLSTEVARAEAQTAEAEARSARSEAEGRAGTLDAEVTALARVLERDRGDGGQVLDEVSVSPGFEAAIGAALSDDLKAARAGTQGASGWSDLPGYDATAPLPSGAQPASEVTKAPTVLARRLSQIGIIDAADGARLQPLLQPGQRLVSREGDLWRWDGFAVAAADAVSTAARRLEQANRLTELQNDQAKARELADKAAAAHEAESTRLAELTEADKAARTARRDAETQLSQASRTAARAEADQSVLDGKLETLRLTAARHAEEAETARAELVRAQDSLAELDDLDAVRQKLADVKTTVEAARMTMLAKRAAFDEVKRDGEDRVSRITKIGQEITSWQSRLTNAATRLAELEKRRGEAEVSLADAKQKPGEIAERRETLAVQITEAETRKAAAADALSVGESNLRAATAAERDAERAASEAREGRAAAEARRDAAAEAVQAAAERIMEDTEMEPDALRESLGDLPEPLPTLDRIEADVMRLRRQRDALGAVNLRAEEDAREVREEHDGLLTEKEDLEAAIAKLRTGIASLNKEGRERLLKAFDEVNANFSKLFTHLFGGGEARLVLVESDDPLEAGLEILCQPPGKKLSTLSLLSGGEQTLTALALIFGVFLANPAPICVLDEVDAPLDDANVNRFCDMLDEMTRQTDTRFLTITHHAVTMARMDRLFGVTMGEQGVSQLVSVDLKKAEALVA from the coding sequence GTGCGGTTTACCAAGCTCAGGCTCAATGGATTCAAGTCCTTCGTCGACCCCACGGACCTCGTGATCGCCGATGGTCTGACCGGTGTTGTCGGCCCCAATGGCTGCGGAAAATCCAATCTTCTTGAGGCGTTACGCTGGGTGATGGGTGAAAACCGCCCTACCGCAATGCGCGGCTCGGGCATGGAGGATGTGATCTTTGGCGGTGCCGCCACGCGCCCCGCCCGCAACTTCGCGGAAGTGTCTCTTCAGATCGACAACGAAGAGCGCCTCGCCCCCGCCGGTTTCAACGAAGAAGACCAGATCGACATCGTCCGCCGCATCACCCGTGATGCCGGAAGTGCTTATAAACTCAACGGAAAAGACGTCCGCGCCCGTGACGTTTCCATGCTGTTCGCAGACGCCTCCACCGGCGCGCACAGCCCCGCCTTGGTCCGTCAGGGTCAGATTTCCGAGTTGATCAACGCCCGCCCCAAAGCCCGTCGTCGCGTCCTTGAAGAAGCCGCAGGCATCTCCGGCCTCTACCAGCGCCGGCACGAAGCTGAGCTGAAATTGAAAGCGGCTGAGACCAATCTGGCCCGTATCGACGACGTGCTCGAACAGCTGGCCAGTCAGCTTAACTCCCTGGCACGGCAGGCAAAACAGGCCGCGCGCTATCGTGAAATTGGGTCGGAGCTTCGCCTCGCAGAGGGTCTTTTCCTGTTCCTCCGATGGCGCGACGCTGACGCCGCCCGCCTCCGCACGGAAGAAGCTCTGCGCGACGGCACCACCACCGCCGCCCAAGCCGAAGCAGCCGCACGTGAGGCCGTCAAAGCCCGCGAAGCCGCCGAAGAGGCCCTACCCCCACTCCGCGAAGAAGACGCCGTCGCCGCCGCAATTCTCCAACGTTTGTTGGTCGAACGCGACTCGCTGCAGGCCGAAGCAGATCGCGCCGAAGCCGCCGTCGAAACCCTCACCGCGCGCATCGCTCAGATCGACAAGGACAGGGAGCGGGAAGAAACCCTGAACGCCGATGCCTCCGAGACCGTCGAGCGTCTGCGCACTGAACGCGTTGAACTTCAGGCCAAGCAGGATGGGCAGGATGAACGCCTCGCCCTCGCCCGCGATGAAGTGACCGACGCGCGCTCGGTGCTTGCGGGGCAAGAGGCCGAACTCTCTGATCTCACAGAACAATCTGCCGCGCTCGCCGCGCGCCATCAGGCCATTGAACGCCGGATCGGAGAGGCCGAGAAAGCCGTCGCCCGCAACGAAACTGACGCCGAAACCGCCAAATCCGCAGCGTCCGAGGCCGCAACACGCCTCGAAACCCTCAAGCAAGAGGCCACCGACGCCGCAGACGCCCTGACGCGCGCCACTGACCTCGTGGCCCGCGCCGAAGAGGCTCTGCTGTCTACCGAAGTCGCCCGTGCTGAGGCGCAGACGGCAGAAGCCGAAGCGCGCTCGGCCAGATCAGAGGCCGAGGGCCGCGCAGGCACACTAGACGCCGAAGTCACCGCCTTGGCTCGTGTGTTGGAGCGCGACCGGGGCGACGGCGGCCAAGTCCTTGACGAAGTAAGCGTTTCTCCGGGGTTTGAGGCTGCCATTGGTGCGGCCCTATCGGACGATCTGAAAGCCGCGCGCGCAGGCACACAGGGCGCCTCCGGTTGGTCTGACCTACCCGGCTACGACGCCACTGCACCGCTCCCGTCGGGCGCGCAACCCGCCAGCGAAGTGACGAAAGCGCCCACCGTCCTGGCCCGCCGCCTTTCCCAGATCGGCATCATCGACGCTGCCGACGGCGCGCGCCTCCAGCCCCTGCTTCAACCCGGCCAACGCCTCGTCAGCCGCGAGGGCGATCTATGGCGCTGGGACGGTTTCGCAGTTGCTGCAGCCGACGCCGTGTCCACCGCTGCGCGCCGTCTGGAACAGGCTAACCGTCTGACTGAACTGCAAAATGATCAAGCCAAAGCACGCGAGCTTGCCGATAAGGCCGCCGCTGCCCATGAAGCTGAATCAACGCGCCTTGCTGAGTTGACTGAGGCCGACAAAGCCGCACGCACGGCCCGCCGCGATGCCGAAACCCAGCTGAGCCAGGCCAGCCGTACTGCCGCGCGAGCAGAGGCCGACCAAAGCGTTCTCGATGGAAAGCTTGAGACACTCCGCCTGACCGCCGCCCGCCACGCTGAAGAGGCCGAGACCGCCCGTGCAGAACTTGTTCGTGCACAGGACTCGCTGGCTGAGTTGGATGATCTAGACGCCGTGCGCCAGAAACTCGCCGATGTGAAAACCACGGTTGAGGCCGCACGGATGACGATGCTGGCCAAGCGCGCCGCGTTTGATGAGGTGAAACGCGACGGTGAGGATCGCGTGTCCCGGATCACCAAGATCGGGCAGGAAATCACCTCCTGGCAGAGCCGTTTGACCAATGCCGCGACGCGGTTGGCCGAGCTGGAGAAGCGGCGCGGTGAGGCTGAAGTTTCGCTGGCCGATGCGAAGCAGAAACCCGGTGAGATTGCTGAGCGGCGCGAAACCTTGGCCGTTCAGATCACCGAGGCTGAGACGCGGAAGGCGGCGGCGGCGGATGCTTTGTCTGTTGGCGAGTCCAATCTGCGGGCGGCGACGGCTGCGGAGCGGGATGCGGAACGCGCCGCGTCTGAGGCGCGGGAAGGGCGCGCGGCGGCGGAAGCGCGGCGGGATGCGGCGGCGGAGGCTGTGCAGGCCGCGGCTGAGCGGATCATGGAAGATACCGAGATGGAGCCGGACGCCTTGCGCGAAAGCCTTGGCGATTTGCCGGAGCCTTTGCCGACGTTGGATCGCATAGAAGCCGATGTCATGCGGCTGCGGCGGCAGCGGGATGCTTTGGGCGCGGTGAACCTGCGCGCCGAAGAGGATGCGCGAGAGGTTCGGGAAGAGCATGATGGGCTCCTGACCGAGAAAGAGGATCTGGAAGCGGCGATTGCGAAGCTGCGGACGGGGATTGCCTCGCTGAATAAGGAAGGACGCGAGCGGCTGTTGAAGGCGTTCGACGAGGTGAACGCGAACTTCTCGAAGCTGTTCACGCACCTGTTTGGGGGCGGGGAAGCGCGGTTGGTGCTGGTGGAATCGGACGATCCGCTGGAGGCGGGGCTTGAGATCTTGTGCCAACCGCCGGGCAAGAAACTCTCGACGCTGTCGCTCCTATCGGGGGGGGAACAAACGCTGACGGCGCTGGCGCTGATCTTTGGGGTGTTCCTGGCGAACCCGGCGCCAATCTGTGTGCTGGACGAGGTCGACGCGCCGCTGGACGATGCGAACGTGAACCGGTTCTGCGACATGCTGGATGAGATGACGCGCCAGACGGATACACGGTTCCTGACGATCACCCACCACGCGGTCACGATGGCTCGGATGGACCGGCTGTTCGGGGTGACGATGGGCGAGCAGGGGGTGAGCCAGCTTGTGTCCGTCGACCTGAAAAAGGCCGAGGCCCTGGTGGCCTGA